The Malus domestica chromosome 13, GDT2T_hap1 genome includes a window with the following:
- the MADS18 gene encoding MADS-box protein 5 isoform X1, translating into MGRGRVELKRIENKINRQVTFAKRRNGLLKKAYELSVLCDAEVALIIFSNRGKLYEFCSSSSTLKTLERYQKCNYGAPETNISTREALELSSQQEYLKLKARFEALQRNQRNLLGEDLGPLSSKDLESLERQLDMSLKQIRSTRTQCMLDQLTDLQRKEHMLNEANKTLKERLFEGYHALQLNANADEYGRQQAQAAQGDVFFHPLDCEPTLQIGYQNDPISVVTAGPSVSNYMGGWLP; encoded by the exons atgggaagAGGGAGGGTGGAAttgaagaggatagagaacaaGATCAACAGACAGGTGACCTTTGCGAAGAGAAGGAACGGACTATTGAAGAAAGCCTACGAGCTTTCCGTTCTTTGCGATGCCGAGGTTGCTCTCATCATCTTCTCCAATAGAGGAAAGCTGTACGAGTTTTGCAGTAGTTCAAG CACGCTCAAAACTCTTGAGAGGTACCAGAAGTGCAACTATGGAGCACCGGAGACAAATATATCAACAAGGGAGGCCTTG gaGTTGAGTAGCCAGCAGGAGTATTTGAAGCTCAAGGCACGTTTTGAAGCCCTACAACGAAACCAAAG GAATCTCCTTGGAGAAGATCTTGGCCCTCTAAGCAGCAAAGATCTTGAATCACTTGAAAGGCAGCTGGATATGTCGCTGAAGCAGATCAGATCCACACGG ACCCAATGTATGCTGGATCAGCTCACAGATCTTCAGCGAAAG GAGCACATGCTAAACGAAGCAAATAAGACCCTGAAAGAAAGG TTGTTCGAGGGATACCATGCACTCCAACTGAATGCAAATGCCGACGAGTACGGCCGCCAACAAGCTCAGGCGGCCCAGGGTGATGTCTTCTTCCATCCCTTAGACTGCGAGCCGACTTTACAGATTGG ATATCAGAATGATCCAATATCGGTGGTGACAGCAGGTCCAAGCGTGAGTAATTACATGGGAGGATGGTTGCCATGA
- the LOC103414343 gene encoding uncharacterized protein isoform X1 → MMRRQQEQDQQSRVFYELSALVLNLLRSPPTPIQFSDNSTVMPPSSSSSSLRRPPAASTAQISPAGFASLMLGISMALMLCGSVTFFIGFLLMPWVLGLVMVLYVAGILWSLSVLGKSILCYASAPSTPRKDIPELYKQLEINLKPFALLERGAMCCICISIWLSLGPPSVRQIPL, encoded by the exons ATGATGCGGAGGCAGCAGGAACAAGACCAACAATCTAGGGTTTTCTACGAGCTATCGGCTCTGGTTCTTAACCTCCTCCGATCTCCACCCACGCCGATTCAATTCTCCGATAACTCCACGGTGATGCCGCCGTCTTCGTCTTCGTCGTCGTTGAGGCGGCCGCCGGCGGCGTCGACGGCGCAGATCTCTCCGGCTGGGTTCGCGTCGTTGATGCTGGGGATTTCGATGGCTCTGATGCTGTGCGGATCGGTGACTTTCTTCATTGGGTTCTTATTGATGCCGTGGGTGCTGGGATTGGTGATGGTGTTGTATGTGGCGGGGATCCTATGGAGCCTCTCCGTCTTGGGGAAGTCGATTCTTTGCTACGCCTCTGCTCCGTCGACACCGCGGAAGGATATTCCTG AACTATACAAGCAGCTAGAAATTAATCTCAAACCATTTGCTCTGTTAGAGCGCGGAGCCATGTGCTGCATATGCATTAGTATCTGGCTTTCCCTCGGCCCCCCATCTGTTCGTCAAATTCCGCTTTGA
- the LOC103414343 gene encoding uncharacterized protein isoform X3: MMRRQQEQDQQSRVFYELSALVLNLLRSPPTPIQFSDNSTVMPPSSSSSSLRRPPAASTAQISPAGFASLMLGISMALMLCGSVTFFIGFLLMPWVLGLVMVLYVAGILWSLSVLGKSILCYASAPSTPRKDIPAWKLL; encoded by the exons ATGATGCGGAGGCAGCAGGAACAAGACCAACAATCTAGGGTTTTCTACGAGCTATCGGCTCTGGTTCTTAACCTCCTCCGATCTCCACCCACGCCGATTCAATTCTCCGATAACTCCACGGTGATGCCGCCGTCTTCGTCTTCGTCGTCGTTGAGGCGGCCGCCGGCGGCGTCGACGGCGCAGATCTCTCCGGCTGGGTTCGCGTCGTTGATGCTGGGGATTTCGATGGCTCTGATGCTGTGCGGATCGGTGACTTTCTTCATTGGGTTCTTATTGATGCCGTGGGTGCTGGGATTGGTGATGGTGTTGTATGTGGCGGGGATCCTATGGAGCCTCTCCGTCTTGGGGAAGTCGATTCTTTGCTACGCCTCTGCTCCGTCGACACCGCGGAAGGATATTCCTG CATGGAAGCTATTGtga
- the LOC103414343 gene encoding uncharacterized protein isoform X2 has translation MMRRQQEQDQQSRVFYELSALVLNLLRSPPTPIQFSDNSTVMPPSSSSSSLRRPPAASTAQISPAGFASLMLGISMALMLCGSVTFFIGFLLMPWVLGLVMVLYVAGILWSLSVLGKSILCYASAPSTPRKDIPGPCGCSQSVLACWQGT, from the exons ATGATGCGGAGGCAGCAGGAACAAGACCAACAATCTAGGGTTTTCTACGAGCTATCGGCTCTGGTTCTTAACCTCCTCCGATCTCCACCCACGCCGATTCAATTCTCCGATAACTCCACGGTGATGCCGCCGTCTTCGTCTTCGTCGTCGTTGAGGCGGCCGCCGGCGGCGTCGACGGCGCAGATCTCTCCGGCTGGGTTCGCGTCGTTGATGCTGGGGATTTCGATGGCTCTGATGCTGTGCGGATCGGTGACTTTCTTCATTGGGTTCTTATTGATGCCGTGGGTGCTGGGATTGGTGATGGTGTTGTATGTGGCGGGGATCCTATGGAGCCTCTCCGTCTTGGGGAAGTCGATTCTTTGCTACGCCTCTGCTCCGTCGACACCGCGGAAGGATATTCCTG GTCCATGTGGCTGTTCACAAAGCGTTTTGGCTTGTTGGCAAGGAACATAG